TGCCTCCATGTATGTCtgtatttttcagattttttttgaaatgtaaaaatatgaattttgttgaattttgaatttttgaaaaCCTGGCCCGAGCTCCAAAAGCAATTTTCGAAAGTATTGCCCCCTCTAAGACAACATAAAAATCCTCCCAATCGCATGGACTCCATATTACTCGTAGAGCTAGTACCGCATGAAAGCAGAAGGGGCTAGCTAATCTCAATTCCATGGAAATTGTACCGTGTTAAATATGTTGATTAAAAAAACCACACTCTGAGGTAAATTGAATGAGTAAATTGTAAAAAAAAACAGCATTGCCATTAACACCAGAATTCTTCATTTCAAAAAATCAAGTATGTGTTTTTCAAGTCTTCATCCTGTCCCAACAATGAATCGTGAACTTGTGTAAGAAAGAAGGGGAGGCGGATCCTCTAACTTAGAGAAGCAAAGTCACTGTGCTACAGTGTAATCATAGTGTAAAATGAAGAAGGAATGTTAGAGACGTTTAGCGGATTATTTACTATTGATATTTactgtagatataaataatttaTAATTGATTTTATTTCACCATCAAATTGTTTATATGTAATGATTATGAATGTAAATATTAAAtctgcaatttgtatattaatttaAATCATTTTAGCCTTAATCATATGGATTGCAAGAAGGAAAGTTGGAGGATTTTCCTTCTTAATATTAGAGGATCTGGTTCCGAAAGAAGGCAGACCTTTGAGGGTGAGGGCGAGCAACCACTTGGTAGATGCTGCACTGGGGAAGGGCCTCTCAAGTCTCAATCCACCAACAACTCTCTCCCAGCATCTCATTCCCACCCCCATCGTCGCGGGCAGGCAGCCCTTCTCAATATAATCGATATGGTATTGCTTGGTAGCCTGCAGCAATCTGATGTCCCTACATATACGGAAATCCATTTTACAAATCCCCGCGTGCACAGGTATTTTTGCACAGGTCAAAATACCGCCAAAAATGAATTTTACAaatgttaaaaaataaaaataaaaatagatgtGTTCATTGTCACATCCAAATAGTACATGCAAATTTTCCAAGGGGAAAACTTGAGCATTTTGACCTGCGCAAAAAAAAGTTAAACGGCAAATATTACACTTGGTAGATTGAGATTGATGTCAAAGATTTGTAGCGTCATCGAGTCAAGGTTCAGCAGAGTTCACTGCTGAGAACGAAACAATTGCAGATCTTCAACATAGAAACGTAAATACGTAATTAGGCTACTTGCATCAAAGAGAAAAGGACTTTCTGAGATTTCAAATTCAGCAAAAAGAAATGATTCTCGTTTACGAATACAGCCTCTTTTCCATACAGCTGTATTCACCGAGACTTCAACTTCCATTCTTTTGTTGAGTTTCGGAAGAAAATTTTCGTTCACCGTTGTGGAAGTGCCCTCCTGTTTGATCATTTTCAGATAAAATGATGGTAGAGGTAATTAATTGGTCTAAGCGCCTCCATATCATTGTAAGGGGTAGCTCGGGGTCTTTTACTTGCACtagagaaaaccttatacacagaatgttaccagtagcgcttgttaaaatgaggcgctactgctacttagcagtagcgtgtctgCTAGAACGGCGCTATTGTtacccgcttagcagtagcgcggcaggaacagaaCATGCTACTattataattgccacaccgttcccgagtgctaggtatagtagtagcgcccttctacgaacagcgctactactacggattttagcagcacCGCGTTTTGcctccccacgctactgttaaaaCTATTTTCACCTAACCCTCCGCGCGGCCTGatcccctctcctctgcttcctcccccaattctcctctactattcctcgtcgcctccgcctcgccgccgtctcccccgaccccgcctcgccgcgcctcggtgccgccgtctcccccgaccccatctctctgcccgccctctgtaagcactctccccttccaatctctcttctctgcttagtatgaaccctagctatttagtgctagttagtatgaaccctaggctatttttagtgctagttagttaattacttatatggtaattagggcagtagttcctaggtactaattagttagtaagaactacgtactaattaggtattagtttatttttatttatagtaagtttatttttagtaagaactaattgaattaatagaactcgttagtaagaacttgtcgttaaagcaatttttctcgcatcgacgtggacgatgcctatcccgcatcctcgtcgtcgagtcggcggaggacgacacctgcttgaccagatgtgccatgtccgggactgggctccgccggggtggtgctgggaggcgctacctaccggggggcgcaggttggtgaggagccagcatgtcgttgacccaaaccttctttggtggcggtcgcgtgggccagtgacggtccagaggctcgagaactccgcggaggtggtgcgtcaccgtgtcagtgaggaggacgcgcacgtccgtcgctacttgtttgcgttggagcacaggttctccaatacatggcaggttctccagggatctcactgaagctatgatcccgtgatggttccttctctgtgggtgtccaccgcccgcgccgatacccgccgTGTGCTAggattttagttgtattagtgatgttatatgtttgacactatttgggatgtattagtgataatattcgacgatgtacggacgcatgagatgatttacttttgcttattaaatgcatgctaatttgagtcctataagatatttcgaaatgtatatcttgtgttgctcaatatccaagtggctggtcatgtttgcaggttacacctccgagtggcctatattttgccggagtgttgattcatttccgttccggcaaatttcaggcgctcaatatgtcctattttagcaaaggtcatgccggatttttccgtgaattttggcatgacttgtgccagaatatgtaggaaatatcgagtgccccggatttgtgtgttgagtatcctggtaattgtcttcgatcgattttcaattaatgttttaactatgaacataggaaatgtctgatgacgaaaaggatttcagtatttgcaaataccgcgaagacgagcgcggcctgtgcgacggaattttcctagatgatgataggcgcttcagcatcaagctggacgagaactttgaagtggatacagtaagtcacaacgacaagtcttttttgtaattaagcatgacatctgcttcatttgcttcaacttatttttttactattgtactagcgtatcccctgccatgcaagagtttttgtattggataagataggtttcagtcatactatggaggtaaagaaagtctacttgaagaccgagcatggttatattttccacgtaaaattatacaattcagactactacacctattttggatgcaaaaaaaGGCgaacactatgcaagacttatgcatttgagcctgatatggttatcacctttgatattcgtccaaaagatgatattgaaggtaataccgacatctgggtcgatgtgcagacgcctccagttataccattatgtaagtttctcaaccatatttatgtctttgatattgtttattcaaaaatagttgttcggtgcaagcaaacatgtccggggcttggtagacaggacctactactgtcccgaggctgaactcaactgtgaggagctaagtcattatgtttcatggcttgaggatcttgatactgtcaagacaaattttcttcctgcatttagaaatgttagtactgaaaacgtgcgaccaatagtgttcgtaatgaactacggtcacatctatttaggaaagatggtaagatttttactatttgtcctcagtgcatcttttccatatattatttttgaagctaaacttcattgctaagtatgttaccatacgatgttcttcaacagggactcccgatgaatgttgtgccttatgggatcgagactaaaggtaccatgagtattattagcttacgaccaagatatcctacagattactttagtgcattaaagattagcgacggatgcttaatagtgcaagactgaaccaaatgtgtgatggagaagcgcagagaagtactagggggcaacaaatagatgcgctacccacgattaggagacaggttcatctacatgctccaacttgatcaaggaggagagctacacatgttttatgttattttacctaggagagagcagcaggagtgattagctagctagaaatgagtttgaggatgatgatgtgctacactattactatgatgataaaatagctagtgttggtggtaatgactatgatgattattattagctagtgttagtggtgattaaataaatattattggtggtaatgactatgatgatgattaaatagcttgtgctggcggattagattcaagtggaggcaacatgtggcgcacatcgaaagtactactagtccaaactagatcaagtttggattagtagtatacttttgacatgcaccacatattgcctccacttgaacctaatccaccttcatttgacacactgttatggacataataatgtaaacctcataactggtattgtatcaATATTTGTCCTATGgcacataaatacactaaaaataaaaaaagaatactagtagcgatggcgagaaaacacgctgccagtagttacattagcagtagcgcgggagtgaacaaacgctgcagctatttgccctagcagtagcgcgtgcgggcacgcgttactgctaagcaatagctgtagtgccttattagtagcgcgcctacccgcgctattaATGAGCATAAAACCCGTGCtgttgctagccttttccctagtagtgtaggatTATACGATGGCGTTGAGTTTGACGACAGAAGGGTACTCGGTATGGTAAATCCTCTTGACCCGCTGAAAGGAAAGAGAGtactttccccgcaaaaaaaaaaaggaaagagagTACTTAATGGATTGGTAAAAAAGGAATGTCCATGAGAAGAAGCACAGCAAAAAGAAGCACCAAGTTTGTTGGTGAACCCACGCGTCAGGGGAGATGCAAAAGAATTCAGGAGGACACGACACGAGGAGGCGCAAGAGTCCAAGCGTCTCCTAAGTAGGGTCCCCTGTCAGCGAGTAGAGCCCACACCAATCCCCCTGATCTTTTTGACCTGTGCTTTTATGCAGTCTGGTCCATTTTTATTATTGCCTGCCCTCTTTGGTTTTTGGAACCTTGTCGAGAGTGGTGGATCATGGACGGGCGAGACGACGGTACGCCACTTTGGTTGTGCGAGGGAGGGAGGCAGTATTCAAAATTTGAAACTGAACCGAAATTTCTCCAGCACacgagaaaaagagtttctctgacGCGCGCacagcccagcccagcccagcccagcccagccgTCTCCTCGAAGCAAAAGCGAAAGCTTCttcaaaaaaaaaaaggaaaaagcgaAAGCAGCAGAAACCTCATCGCTTGCATGTCATTGCATGCATGGGCATCCTTCTTTTGACCGCCCGCTTTATTTATGCAACCTCTTTTGAATTTTGGGTTTGGCGTTTTGGGAGGGGAGAGAGACGTGTGCGccccgctgacagtgggcccggaAGCTTCCTGGATCGTGCGCGGGAGGGTGTGTGAAATGCTGCatgaaatttgaatttgaaaccaagCTCGAGTTTCTTCCGAGACAAGAAAGAATCTCTGACACACTCACCGCCACCCTGCTGCTGCGTACGTCCCTCTATATCAGCCGACGACGTATCCCCAACCCCGCCCATTCGTATCCTCAACCCCTCCGTCCTCCCACCAACTTCCGGGAGGTAGGCGAGCACCCATCCCCATGGCGAGTCTCCTTTCCTCCTCCGTGCTCCTGCCCGTACGTCGGCCACCCCACCTCCCGCTGCAGCGCCAAGGTCTGGGGCCTCCTCTCCTTGGCCGCGCCGGAGGACACCAAGGTCTGCGGCCTCCTCCCGGTCCCGGCGACCTAACGCGGGAGCGCTCACGTGGTGCTCGCGGTGCCGGAGGGCGCCACGGGCGGCTTCCTCTCCTTGGAGGCGCCGGAGGACACCAAGGTCTGGGGCCTCCTCCCGGCCAACGCCACCAAGGCCACGCGCGGGAACGGCATCGTCGCGCTCGCGGTGCCGGAGGGCGCTTCGGGCGGCTGGGGCCTCCTCCCGGCCAACGCCACCAAGACCTCGCGCGGCGTCCTGGCGCTCGCGGTGCCGCCGGGCAACGCAACCAAGACCACCCGAGGGAACGGCGTCGTGGCGTTCGCGTGGCCGGAGGAGGGCGCCAACCGCTGGAGCGGCTGGGGACCCCTCCCGGAGGGCGCGCCGGCGGAAGATGTCAAGGCCTTCTACGCTCAGGTACTATTCTTTCCCGTGTCCAATGCCCCGTAAGTGTAGGATTATTGCTCAGGTACTACGTCTAGGTGATTAATTGCCCTGCTGCTGCTCTCTCCGTATTATATTTTGCGCTTCTTGCTTGTTTGCTTACTGTGTAATAACCTGTGTATCATGCGGCCTTCTTCTCTGTTGGCAGGATTTCATCAATCGTGTTGACAAGATTGGCACCATCAATAGCTACGCCCTTTTTGGGCACGCCGACATCCTGGAGGTTGCGGCGGAAGCCGCCGGGAGGTGCATCCAGGTGGTTGACCTACTTCAACCAGTGCTGGTGGATGAGTTCGCGAGCCGCCCTCGAGCATTGGGGGTCACCACAACCCTGAGCGTTGGCCTGCTCGAACATTGCCGGATCGTCTTGTCCGAGTGTGAGGAGGGTTACGTCCGGGAGCATCCGCTGCGCGAAGCCTTTTACGGTCTCAATGCCCTCAATCGAAGGGGCTACCCCAAGCCCGCCCTCGTCACCGCGTCCCGGACAGAGGCGGACAAGGTGGCCTACTTCAAGCATCTGGCGGAtgagttcaaggagctggccctcGAGGTAGAGGCGTCTGACTCTGGCAAGTCGGCTAGGTGGTTCCATCAGCCCGTGAAGATGCGGTTCGACGACTAGATCGAGGTGCCTCTGCATGCCCCGCGAGCTCCATTCACTCCAATGTTTCATGCTCTTCTTTTTGTATCCGCTCGTCTATTAGTCCTTGCTGATCCGCATTTTTATCCGTTCGTGTACTGGAACTATTATTAATTAGCTACCCCTTTCATTTCATTTTGAATCCCATCATGTACTGGGAACTAGCTACTCGTCCGTCCTTTTGTGTCTCTTCATTCATGTACTGGGAACATGAACTACTTAGTGATTTGCAAGATGTTAGTTCagactttttttttttgaggtatcCCTTCATGTATGATCCAACAGGTTGGGTGACGTGCAATTTTAGTTATTACTAGTATACTTGAGGGTATGATCCAACAGGTTGGGTCTTGGGTGGGTTGCTTTCTGCTGTCAAGATGAAAATGCTATAGTTGATATGTATGTGAAGATGTTAGAGATTGAGTCTGCCTATAACATGTTTGGTATCATGCCAACTCAAAATGTCCTTAGCACAGCTAACTTACTCCTAACTGTTTTCTACCAAGCCTCGGTCGACGTTATGTTGTGATCCACAGATGTAAGAGGTTGAGTTTGCAGGTTGTGCGGTGTACTGGTGCTAAATACAGTACACACCTTCGATCAATACAACAAATTGATGGCTTTATTAGGAAAAAAAACATTTCATATATATATAGTACATTTGCTGCAACATATCTCATTTATAAGCTCTGCATACACAAGGATCTTCTTTCGCTAGACTAGTTCTGTTACATCTGTATCCATGGTGTGGTTGACAAATTTCGTTACAGAGACATGGCCTATCTCTGAACTTCTTGGCCTGCTGTAATTTTGCTGGTTCAAGTGAACTGTCAGTGCATCATGAAGCAGAAAACCCGAGTCCTCATTTCCATGTGATGCATACTCGATTGTGGCATGAAAAATATTCAGTCAAAAACAGAGTATATGATAGCTTTCGGTGTTTGGAAACTACATGtccaatatgttccaaaaacatacGACAAAAAACTAATATAATGATAGAAATATTCAAATTGATCACACATAGACTTAGGCATTTCTCGTTTTGACAGTGAAGAGAGAATTTTGAAAAGAGATAGTATACAACTAACAAAAGGATCTCATTGCACCAGTCTGATATGAATATAACTAGAAGGGTAAAGCACGCCTTGCGGCGCCGTTTGTTCTCTTCGTGCTAAGGGATCTTTTTTTCTTTACAGCCCAACgaagagttttttttttttgaaaaagagagtTTCCTCTCCGATTTCCACTATCAGAAATCACCAAGTCTTACAAACTACCAGACCTATTACAGGCCCAACGAAGACTTATATTAAGGATAAGGCTAATGCTTTATGAAAGTATGTTGTTCTCGTTGTGTTGTCCATTACACACCATCAAACCATCGGTATGGAAACTAACTAAGTTTTGGTACAAtcaatgttgcagaaaacaaaaggcATTTCAAATGCAAATTAAATCTGTAGTTGTTTATCCCCTTCTCAGCAATATACAACAGTgattaacaataacatgtgtgacaTGAAAGCCAACAACCTCCAAATTCCATTCTCTTGAAAGATTGTCGCATGATGCCAGTGTGGACCTTGTTCATCTCCCATCTTGCTCTCCCCCAGTCAAGTAAGGTTGTGTTAACGTTTTGAGGATGGTTAAGTATCATGGACCATGATGAGACTTGGAGGAGCTTTCATACACCAGAAGCTTTTATTTTCCTCGAAGTTCCTGCAAGGCAAACCGATATTGTTTTGGAAAATGACTCGAGTCTGGCTAATCAACCTATTCTGTAACACTTTAGTAGCTAGACTCTTCATAAACTAATGCCTTTTGTTTGCCAAACCACAACCCAGCTTCCGATTCACAatcaactgaaacatgaatatgcgatatctaatactccctccgtt
This portion of the Triticum dicoccoides isolate Atlit2015 ecotype Zavitan chromosome 7A, WEW_v2.0, whole genome shotgun sequence genome encodes:
- the LOC119333809 gene encoding uncharacterized protein LOC119333809 — protein: MALSLTTEGYSVCAHVVLAVPEGATGGFLSLEAPEDTKVWGLLPANATKATRGNGIVALAVPEGASGGWGLLPANATKTSRGVLALAVPPGNATKTTRGNGVVAFAWPEEGANRWSGWGPLPEGAPAEDVKAFYAQDFINRVDKIGTINSYALFGHADILEVAAEAAGRCIQVVDLLQPVLVDEFASRPRALGVTTTLSVGLLEHCRIVLSECEEGYVREHPLREAFYGLNALNRRGYPKPALVTASRTEADKVAYFKHLADEFKELALEVEASDSGKSARWFHQPVKMRFDD